A window of the Kosakonia radicincitans DSM 16656 genome harbors these coding sequences:
- a CDS encoding rhodanese family protein, which translates to MSYTRISAADARAQQAAGALLIDIRQPDEFRREHLPGAVSLPLEALLNGAPITTDSPTQTVIFHCQSGRRTQENADALVRVAGQAPVAILESGLNGWKQAHLPTVEDKRQPRPLMQQVQMVAGSLILLGVILGYAAHPGFFLLSGFVGAGLLFAGVSGWCGMALLLAKMPWNKV; encoded by the coding sequence ATGTCTTATACCCGGATCTCCGCGGCTGACGCCCGCGCACAACAAGCGGCAGGCGCACTGCTTATCGATATTCGCCAGCCTGATGAATTTCGCCGCGAGCACCTGCCTGGCGCCGTCTCATTGCCGCTGGAAGCATTGCTGAACGGTGCGCCAATTACTACCGACTCGCCCACACAAACAGTGATTTTTCACTGCCAGTCCGGCAGACGTACGCAGGAGAATGCCGATGCGCTGGTACGTGTCGCAGGGCAAGCGCCGGTGGCCATTCTCGAAAGCGGGCTAAATGGCTGGAAGCAGGCGCACCTGCCAACGGTGGAAGATAAACGCCAGCCGCGTCCGCTGATGCAGCAGGTGCAAATGGTGGCGGGCAGCCTGATCCTGCTCGGCGTGATACTCGGTTACGCGGCGCATCCGGGCTTTTTCCTGCTCTCCGGTTTTGTCGGCGCAGGCCTGCTGTTCGCCGGAGTCAGCGGCTGGTGCGGCATGGCGCTGCTGCTGGCGAAAATGCCATGGAACAAAGTGTGA